The following coding sequences lie in one Peromyscus maniculatus bairdii isolate BWxNUB_F1_BW_parent chromosome 3, HU_Pman_BW_mat_3.1, whole genome shotgun sequence genomic window:
- the Tmsb10 gene encoding thymosin beta-10 encodes MADKPDMGEIASFDKAKLKKTETQEKNTLPTKETIEQEKRSEIS; translated from the exons ATGGCAGACAAGCCGGACATGGGGGAAATCGCCAGCTTCGATAAGGCCAAGCTGAAGAAAACCGAGACGCAGGAGAAGAACACCCTGCCGACCAAAGAGA CCATTGAACAGGAAAAGAGGAGTGAAATTTCCTAA